Proteins encoded together in one Ictidomys tridecemlineatus isolate mIctTri1 chromosome 3, mIctTri1.hap1, whole genome shotgun sequence window:
- the Nptx1 gene encoding neuronal pentraxin-1 — MLAGRAARTCALLALCLLGSGAQDFGPTRFICTSVPVDADMCAASVAAGGAEELRSNVLQLRETVLQQKETILSQKETIRELTTKLGRCESQSTLDSGPGEARAGGGRKQPGSGKNTMGDLSRTPAAETLSQLGQTLQSLKTRLENLEQYSRLNSSSQTNSLKDLLQSKIDDLERQVLSRVNTLEEGKGGPKNDTEERVKIESALTSLHQRISELEKGQKDNRPGDKFQLTFPLRTNYMYAKVKKSLPEMYAFTVCMWLKSSAAPGVGTPFSYAVPGQANELVLIEWGNNPMEILINDKVAKLPFVINDGKWHHICVTWTTRDGVWEAYQDGTQGGNGENLAPYHPIKPQGVLVLGQEQDTLGGGFDATQAFVGELAHFNIWDRKLTPGEVYNLATCSTKALSGNVIAWAESHIEIFGGATKWTFEACRQIN, encoded by the exons ATGCTGGCTGGCCGCGCCGCGCGCACCTGTGCGCTGCTCGCTCTTTGCCTCCTGGGCAGTGGGGCCCAGGATTTTGGGCCGACGCGCTTCATCTGCACCTCGGTGCCGGTGGACGCCGACATGTGCGCCGCGTCCGTGGCCGCTGGCGGCGCGGAGGAGCTCCGGAGCAATGTGCTGCAGCTTCGCGAGACCGTGCTGCAGCAGAAGGAGACTATCCTTAGCCAGAAGGAGACCATCCGCGAACTGACCACCAAGCTGGGCCGCTGCGAGAGTCAGAGCACACTGGACTCCGGTCCCGGCGAGGCCAGGGCGGGCGGCGGCCGCAAGCAGCCCGGCTCGGGCAAGAACACCATGGGCGACCTGTCCCGGACGCCGGCCGCGGAGACGCTTAGCCAACTCGGGCAAACTTTGCAGTCTCTCAAAACCCGCCTGGAGAACCTCGAG CAGTACAGCCGCCTCAATTCCTCCAGCCAGACCAACAGCCTCAAGGATCTGCTGCAGAGCAAGATCGATGACTTGGAGCGGCAGGTGCTATCTCGGGTGAACACGttggaggaaggaaaggggggCCCCAAGAACGACACCGAGGAAAGGGTCAAGATCGAGAGCGCCCTGACCTCCCTGCACCAGCGGATCAGCGAGCTGGAGAAAG GTCAAAAAGATAACCGCCCTGGAGACAAGTTCCAGCTCACATTCCCGCTGCGGACCAACTACATGTACGCTAAGGTGAAGAAGAGCCTGCCTGAGATGTACGCCTTCACCGTGTGCATGTGGCTCAAGTCCAGCGCTGCGCCCGGCGTGGGCACGCCCTTCTCCTATGCTGTGCCCGGCCAGGCCAATGAGCTCGTCCTCATCGAGTGGGGCAACAACCCCATGGAGATCCTCATCAATGACAAG GTGGCCAAGCTGCCCTTTGTAATCAATGATGGCAAGTGGCACCACATCTGCGTCACCTGGACCACCCGGGACGGGGTCTGGGAAGCCTACCAGGACGGCACCCAGGGCGGCAATGGCGAGAACCTGGCACCCTACCACCCCATCAAGCCGCAGGGCGTGCTGGTGCTGGGCCAGGAGCAG GACACTCTGGGTGGCGGGTTTGATGCCACACAAGCATTTGTGGGTGAGCTGGCCCATTTCAACATCTGGGACCGCAAGCTGACCCCAGGGGAAGTATACAACCTGGCCACCTGCAGCACCAAGGCCCTCTCTGGCAATGTCATCGCCTGGGCAGAGTCCCACATTGAGATCTTTGGCGGAGCCACCAAGTGGACATTCGAGGCCTGTCGCCAGATCAACTGA